The DNA sequence CAATAAGAATTGcagaaaaattgaaagataaaacatatactttatttttttagtttaacaaaaaagagagagaaaaagaagctgaataaatattttgtattaaatttgtgATTGTGCCTATTAGTTAACGGTCTTTATCTTCTTTGTATACTTAACGGTCTTTATCTTCTTTGTatacaagacaaaaaaaaaaaattgttgacaaTTGATGTTAAATACGTAAATGACATGTTTATTGATACTAAGattctatcatattttcattgaaactagttaataaatttatatttggtactcttttatacatgatattatatgcttgaattgtgttaattttaatatatttgatcaACATTAAAATAACAGATTCAAAATTGTCATGAATCATCTGATTCAATTTGTTCAATCACCTGATTTATTGAAGTACTTCTTACCCAATTTCGACCTCAGATTCTGATTTTCGAGCCTTTGGTTAAAAGCATTTTTATAGTGCTTGACCTCGACCAACTAGCTAATTCGAGATCTTAAAATCTCGGGCCTAACTGAGCCCAAAGTAGGTTCAACTTATCTTGGGCCCTTTCTCCATAATATCGGGCTTGTAATGGCCTTTTTTCAGGAGGTGGGGCATGGTGTGTTAATTGTTAACATCGCGTTTCTGCCACGGTAAAAGCAGGGCCTACCGATACTTCAAACGTCATACTTAgataagagttattctattcattAACTTTACACACctgttgagagaaaaaataaaaaataaaaacaggtaTGGTGTAAAATTGCTGAATAAGTTAGAGGCCTGTGACCTAATTGACAGAATTTTTCAATCTCCAAAAAGGAAGTCTGAAGTTCGAAACTCTCTTCCCaaactcgaaaaaaaaaaaaaaaaaggctgctcaataaaatttttctttaaataaatgtGTATACAATACATACACGTCAGTTTTAAAACGGGACTcgaaattttttatctaaaaaactCAACCCTAACTATTTATAGTTAAACTATAtctaactatttatatattccccaaaaaaaaaccaactgtTCATAAATACGTACAAGGGTAGCTAGCATTCGCTAAAAAAGAAAGACGAGTGTATATAACTAAATTCTAAGGGACAACTTGCTTGACGCAacattagaaattaaaatactaatgcgagaatttctaagaaaaaattattgatttactactctttgaaatttatttttaacgaAGTAAAATGTTATGAAACtgagttataaaaaaattgtaaagaaatAATAGTTCTATTGTTAACTTTTCAAAGACCACAATAAATAGTAAAGTAGTAGgtgtttttatcattttctcataatatatattacaacatGGATAGCGATTAtcgatcaaaacaaaaattttgaattacacGCCGATTGCAGGTACAAATATTTAATCATCTTGTTCTTGATCCCTGATCCACTTTGTGGCCACCCATTTTACACCTTTAATTACAGGGCAGCTGCCATGAAGTGACGTCTGCCAAAAGCAATCCAATAATGATTACCAGAAGAATCCGAGGAATGGTTGCAATTCATGCACTTGCAAACAGGGTGCTAAGGCACTAGTAATGGGAAAATATAAAAGACTCCTCAAAGCTTAGGACTATTATCCATTTGGTTCCTGTGCTCTTAATTCAGCCAAACACACTGTTCActagtaatgaaaaatataaacagATTCTTCATATCCATTGGGTCCCTATGCTCTTCTTAATTCAGCCAATTTGATCTATAAACATACAAAATTATGGTCACCATCGATTCCTGCTAACATTAATTCAGGCAAATGGCTAAAGGTAACCATTCCAGGCTTTGCTTTAGTATGCTTGCCGAATGCCTACCCACATTTTGGCAGAATGAGGTTTTGTATTCAAATCCAGTTGATGTTTGTTGATCTTTTTTATAACGGGTAATTTTATCCTCGATTGAGACgatgataatgataatattgTTACTAACTGCATCAATTGAGAAAGATtgagatgatgataatgataatattgTTACTAACCGCATCGATTGTAAGATTCGGGGTCATTGAATAGAAAAGAAGCCCATCCCCTTTGCGTGGTTTCACTTTCAAACCTATACAGTCTTTGAAATCATAGCTTTCATCCATGTTAAAGCCATTCTGCAGATCAGAGCATAAGCATATTTGAATCCCCAAAACAAGGAATAAGAGAACTAAAGGCAGGCATTAGATGATCACCTAGATGCATTTTTAATAAGTGatcaaacaaaaagataaaaattctATCCAAAAGTACGAAGAGAAACAGAAGTTTGATCTTACCTCAAATGGAAACATGGTTTCCCCTCCTTCTTCAACATTGGATAAATACAAGAGGAAGGAAGCAATCTGCATGAAGGCTAAAGAGACATGTTACAACTCTTTACAGCCTGTGCATGTTCTATCCAAATTCACGTTTCTGTAGTTCTATGAATAAGAAACAAATAATAACCAAAGAAACACCTAAGCTTTTTGCTTGTACCCTTTGGCTCTTTTGCGGGCCATACTCGGCAGGATCGAACACGTCATAATGCGAATTATACAATTGCCCAATCTCATAGCGCAAGATATTGAATGCCTGAAACATGGCGATATCCTCAGacaattttagaatttttcctGAAATGAAAGTGGAACTACTTCAACGAAGAAAACGAAAAGCAtgtaatcaaataaataattgtcTAGGCATTAAAATCCAGCAAAAGCATTGAAGGTATTTTAGCACTGGTGATTTGTAACAACGTATTGATAGCTTGTGTGGACCAGAACATAAGAATGTAGAGGGTAGTGATATGCCATTCTTATTCCCGAACCAATTCAAATTTGTACACCAAAATATTGTGCGATTCATTTCTActagagagagaaggggggggggtGGTTTAAGAGAAAAACCATTAAGACATCCCTATCATTGAGGCAGAAAATTCATGTAATGAGCTGTAAATCAGCGTTTTTTCTGCAGATCAATTTATTCAGAAGGCTCAGATAGAAGACTCAAAGGTAAGACATGAGATATATGTGTGAGCAATGCAGTTGCATCAGTGATAGCTGCAACTAAATTTGCCACTGAACTAAATTTACCACCAAATGCAGATGAACAACAAGAAATTTTCTTCctgaaagaaaatcataaagaaaaggaaggaaagggAACAGAACCAAGAAAACAGGTTGATTGGAAGGAGATGCAGAAGGCAAGTATCCAGGTATTAACAGCTGGTGTTCATccactgcatttttttttatcagaaaataAGAACTTTATTGATGAGAACTAGGCGTAGGCGTTCATCCACTACATTGCCCATCAACCACCTCCCCAGGTGGCAAAAAACTATCTAATCTTTAACATTGTACTTAAGATTAACATAGACGAGAAGTTGTCTTCATACTCATAAAGTCTTTTGGATATAAATGTGTGtgtgacagagagagagaaattgtttatatgaagatgatgataaaTATTACCTCTCCATGGACCCTAGGAAGCATTGTCACCTTCGCAATTTTTTCCTCAATGATATCCAAAATACCATTTTTGTCTTGGGCAGCACTAATAAACACGCCAGAACTGTTTCACATGAAGCATAAACTAAGAATAGATTATCTCGTCAACATAATCAATATgtccttaaaattgataaaaactCCTACAATCATGACTATCAATCCTCACATGCAATAAACTCCACAAATAATGCACAGGAGGAAATCTGTTTTAAGTACATAAGAAACCAGCAGATGTGAGTAACAACTACAAGAACAAAAACAACAATGGTGATgacaacaacagcaacaacaagaacaataataattttctttattattacaagaagaaggaaaataaacacATCATCTAATACGGTAAAGGGAAAGCAAGGGTTAGAACATATACGATCTTAACTTTTTATTGTCACATTTGCAGCCTATTTACATGCAAAGTTAATTATCCCGGGAAGATATCATCAGATACTAGTTAGTAATCAAGAATCAATTCCACTCATCAATCATCAATTCCAACATACATCATGTGGTAAAATGTTTGCATGCATATTCTGCTTAATAACATAATGTATAACCAATTGAGAATTGATCAAGCTAATTGAGTTGAAGGACGAGAGTTTCAAATTCAaggagtttaattattttacatctCAATCACCTTATGATACATACTAATTAATGttgattttcatcttcaaatgcCTAATCTAATTATAATACCTCACACGACCACACATAAAAGGAGAGAGTGGAGGAACCTTGTTCTAATTCCCTTTGAGTCTTCCTCTGTTTCCCCTGGTCGTAAAGCCACAGTGGACGGTCCAAGAATTGGCTCCGCCATGTCTATGACTCCCTGGCATTGCTCTGGTGTAGCAAAACTAGGAAAATATAGTGCCCGCGGTTTCCAGCTCAAGATCTATGGGAAGTAAATTGTAATCCACAGATGAAAttcacaattgaaaaaaaaaacagggggggggggggatgaggaaaagaaaagaatacaaCATGTTTGCACAATTAGCCGAACAACGAAAAAGAAAGGAATCGCTTAAAGAGCAAAACTGAGCACCTGAAAGGGAATTGAAGTAACAGAATTGTCTCCGGTCTCTCCAGGAGTCAACGAATTGTATTCGATTCCCTCGTTGACCGATTCTTGCAGCGTCGATCTCGTCGTAGCAGTAGAAGTATCCTGCGGAAGAATTGAAAAGGTGAAATACTTTCCActgaatacaaaaaaataaaagaaaagaacaaaaaataggaGAGAATCAGAACAAAGCTACCTGAAGAGAAAGGAGGGTGGAGGCGAAGAAGCcggagaggaagaagaatgagCAGAGGAGGAAGACAGCCGGTAACCCTAGCTTCTTCGTCTTCGCAAAGCACCAATTCCAATATCCTTTCCCGCTTTTGcctttcattataaatatatataggtagtAACCGTAGTATGTATATCAGCCCCAAGAATCgttaacaaaatgaaataaaaaaaccgaaaaaacTCTGCTGTTCCCTCTTTTGATCTTTGAAAAGAGTCCGTTCCGTTTCCTTTATTTCGTTGGGATTGGGGCGGTGGTCTATTTGAAAGACATGTGAAAAAGGGAAACAAAGAAAGCAGTCGAGCACGGCGTTTTCTTCGTGGAACATTGGAAACCGTAAGACACGGCGGGAACTTTCTTCAACGGGATGATTGACCAGCTTTGTGCTTCCTTTTTTTATTGtcgaaaaaaatattaatatctacaattccttttactattttttttataaaattatgttttaaattgagaatattattataaaacgatattatttttaaattatttgataaaatattttttatttaaaataggattgtttaaaaaattataaaaaagattatatatatcatttaaaaataatatgacgTTTGCTGGATTGACTGTACTGTATCGGTCTCGACAGCCCGTGTCTGTACACCACTATGGTAATAACGGGATTGTACTGTTTTGTCTCaacaaatattattgatataaacggattcaatatatatatatatatattaaaataaatatagtgtgCTCTAGCCCACAATTTCAACTGATTTTAATAAGACTTTATCGTGCAAATTAGGTTGGCATTTTCTCAATAATGATAACTCTATGTGGAAATCGATGCTGAAGGAGAAGTACTTGAAACATAAGTTCCAACTTAGCACTAAGCAAAGCCAACAGACTCTATCTTTTGAAAGTCTCTTCTCAAACAAAAAGAATTCATTGTCTCTGGtctatgtttttaaattaacaatggAGTGGATATAAAAGTTTGGTCTGACCCGTGGATTTTTGCTCTCTCTCCGCCAATCCCCGTTCCCTCCACAACAATTATTGACAAGAACCTCCACATGACTGTTACGGAATTGACTCTTGAGAAATCAAGAAGATGAAACTCTCTTCTGCTTAGTgctttttttatcaaaacatgGTCGAGAAAATTGAGAAGATCCCCTTAGCTCAACTTCACTTTCATACTATTAAAGATAGACCCATTTGGAAGCATCATTATTTGgagaatttctttgttaaaTTTGTCTATGCTGCTATTGTTAACAATTTATCAGCAACATTACCCTTTTCGTtgggaaaaaaatttggaagttTAAGATTTAGGATAGATTGAAACTTCTTTTATGGAAAGTTTTCAATAATATCCTCCCTACTAGAGGCTTCCTGAAAAtttgtctctctttctccccaGGACGAACTCCTTGAATGTCCCCTCTGTAACTCAAGTGAAGAAAATCTGTCTCATCTCTTCCTTGAGTGTCCATTCTCTAGATTCATGTGGGGACAATCACTTTGGCCTTTCAACTCTACCTCCATTGGGCTCCTGGACATTAATACTTAGATCTTAGGTATTTTCAATCATGTTGAATATTTCCACATTGATGAGGAAGACATTCATAGTTTTCAATTATTTGCAATGGTTGCTATGGACAATGTTTGGTTTTACAGGAATTAAGTGATTCACAACTCTGATAAGAAGTCTATTCAGCAGTTCCTAGAGCaagttaaaaaatcatatcatgaGCATCGTAGGGCCTGGGATTGGAAAAATCAGAAATAGGGTAATACTTGGGTCCCCCCCTTGCGATTCTGtttctataaattttaatgTAACAGTGAGAACAAATGACAGCACATCAATGGAAATAGGATGGAACAACAAAGACATAGTGTTTTTTGTATCAGCACACTCAACTAGCTACAATCCACAACAAAGTGAAGCATTGGATGCATACATTGGAGTCAAAGAAGCCCATAGCAAATAGTTGGAGAAAACAAGATTGGAAGGAGACTCTCAAAGAATAATAGCAGCTTTGAACGATTCCAAGAACAATCAAGATTGGATTGAAGAAGGAATCACCAGGGATACCAGAATATTACTGAATAAATTTATCTCTTGGGAGGCAATTAAGATACATCGATCTCAGAATCAATGCGCACATGAATTTGCGCAATGGGTAGCCTCCAATAATATTATTGGAAGCATACCCCTTATTGTTGTTCCCCCATGCTTTCTTGTTTTTCATAGTGGCAAAGATCCACCTTTTGTGTAATATCTAGACAGAATATTTGTATTGTATTTGGTATATTAATGtaggtttattttcaaaaaaatatagtgtgctCTAGGATGCATGTAGCCCACTGTTCCTTCTACACCGCACACCCTCCTGACATGtttatttattaggttttgctatacatcagctactattcacttcCACATTTTATACATGAcatttttttcatagagtgtagGGTGTTTTTCGTAGGATGTAGGgtaatgaatagtgactgatgagaataattattcttatatattttattttattctcctcTCCATAGGAACAAAACAATATTCAAATTAGAAAAACTGAGAGATCAGAGAGTTGGGGAGATGATAATTGGGATTAATTTCTACAAGGTCATGTGTGCAATGGTTCctatatatttcacaatattGTTAGTAGCATATAGCTCAGTGAAATGGTGGAATATATTCACTCAGTGGAAGATATTCACTCACAAGCAGTGCTCAGGGATCAACCAGTTCATGGCCGTCTTTGAGGGTTTCGGTGCTGTCCTTCCACTTCATATCTCTGAACAATACCTAACAAATGGACACCATGTTCATACTAGCCTACACTCTCTCTAAGGTTGTGGTCCTTGTCTTGATCTCATTGTGGGCTATCTTCTTCAATGGCAGCTTGGATTGGCTCATCACTTTCTTCCCTGTGGCTACTTTGCCCAACACACTCGTCATGGGAATTCCTTTACTCAAAGCCATGTATGGAGATTTCACTGAGAGTCTCATGGTGCAGGTGGTTGGGCTTCGTCGGAGGGAGAGAgaacaaagaaggaaaaagagagagagaatctcaTGTTCATCGAAATGAGAGAAGTTTGAAGCTGAAAGAGTGAGAGAGCAGAACGGGGAGGGAGGGGGTCTAACCTCATGAATTTTGGGAAAAAGTGTAACCTGGCAAATAAACCCGATTTTTTATTTGGCCTGTGGTGTGTTGTTTCTACCTATGTTAACAGACGGGACTAAGAGCACCAGTTATGGGCTCAACAAAGTTAAATTATAGCCAAAAAATAGCTAAAGTGCAAGAAAATGTGCTACAATTGGCTCAACAAATCAACAGTGATTTTAACTTCAAGTTAAATCACTAGCCAAATTTGTTGAGCCAAAGGAGCTagccaaataatttttttagactaaaatattcacttgagttgaagtgaataaaattattgaagaaatgttatgttttatagtGGAATAATATAGCCGTTGAAGAAATATAGTTGTTGGAGAAATATATCCGTTGGAgaaatataagttaaaaaaatatatccgttGAAGAAATATAGCCATTGGAATAATATgaatgttagaaaattaataggtagttttttaataacgaataaatatttaaattacaattataactaaaataaatgaaaagtttaaaatcaatattttattagaatagttaaagatttgttgagcctgttatttgatgatgatgaaaaatagctagctaaatttataaaagtgaattttttaatcaaattttagctaaaatttgttGAGGCCATAACTAATGCTCTAACGTGATATGACAACATTATAAGACGTGTAAGAAAACTGCATCTTTATTTGATATGCATAACTTTGATGAGCACTTTGGGTATTAGACCGTAAAATTTCCATTCTCCCATTAGTTTAGAATTAAATCTGCatctttatttaatatataaattttcggATCACGGGTAAAATGGATAATAAGAGTAAAAGAACTGAAACGGGTTTAAGGACTAATTACAATGGTAAAATGACTCGTTTCTGTTACAATGGTAAACATGAAGTTTCTGTTAAATGACTGGTTTTTTCCAACTTCTTATGATGAATTTTGACCTCTAATTATTTAGACAATTTATTGGTTGGTACAAAATCACTAGACAATTTGAACGGCTctggagaaaaaataaataaataattaattaattaatatccaCTGGTCTTGCTCAGTAAAGCCCGTGCAAACATCAGGAATACACTCGAAATTGCGTGGAAGATAAAAGCTGCCACGTTGAGAAAGCAATTCTGCTTCACCCTGTCCCTGTTTTTCAACAAGGACCAGAACATCTGGATAATCTAACTCCCAAAGCTCACCAAGTGAATGGTATGAAACAAAGCACGTGGACAGAAAATTTGAACACTACGACATTAATGGTTACATaattcaaatgaaatgaaatattttattaaaaattaaataaaatatgattttttaatattatttttattttaaaatttcaaaaagttaaattatttataatattttgtgagagagtttgaaaaatttataataattatatgatatgagataatttagttttgtgtaaccaaatcaATTTAAGTAAGACAACGATGAAATGGCGGTCCCTGATTGGTGACTGTCCCCTctcaaagtggcaaaaatagtGGTCCCAAAGGAAGCAACGAAACCATTATGTGAATTTGTATCCATCGTTTGCCTCCACGTAAATAATATATGGTTCCTAAAAGGATACAGTACTAGCCCTCTAACTACAGAGCATAAGATCCTTCTTCTTTCACTTCTCTTCCTCCAAATCTAACCAATAACTGAAAAGGGAAACAAATTCAGCATATTACCTCTGCTGCTGCAACTATCATAGTAGCTCCGATTCTGGAAACAAATGCTCAGGGTAAACGTGTATTGCTCTCTGATTCCCAGTTCAAGCCAAGTCAAGCTTGGAAGCAGCTATGGTTCATGGATCATTCAGTATCACAGGGCTTGGAGACGTTGTCAAGGGACTTCCGTCAAGGCCttgaaagatgaaaaaaatgggGGAACAAGTGGATTCCCAAGTCAGAACTGGAATCCCGGACTGGAAATTGAGGTTCCTTTCGAGCAAAGGCCGGTATGTTTATACTGTAATCATGTACTTCAGCACTTGTTATCACAAACACAGCAATAGATGTTACAGTAACTTATTTCTGCCCCTgcataatagaaaaataaaaccactaaATGATGGGTTAAAGCCTTTAACTTAAAGGGCATACATGATCCCCCCCTTAAATGTCATGCAAACCTGTAATATTAACTTTCTGCGAAACgcatcactttttaaaattttcacgaCACTGATATTTAAATAAAGGGATGAAAGAGGATAATTAGGAAAGCATGATAGCGGGTGAAGCATGTCATGGGTCGAGAGGACTCATACAAGAGATTCAGGCATATCGTGCGTTGTATCACAATCAATTCACACTCAGTTATTTGCTTATGTTACA is a window from the Juglans regia cultivar Chandler chromosome 7, Walnut 2.0, whole genome shotgun sequence genome containing:
- the LOC108981046 gene encoding probable prolyl 4-hydroxylase 9 isoform X1; this translates as MKGKSGKGYWNWCFAKTKKLGLPAVFLLCSFFFLSGFFASTLLSLQDTSTATTRSTLQESVNEGIEYNSLTPGETGDNSVTSIPFQILSWKPRALYFPSFATPEQCQGVIDMAEPILGPSTVALRPGETEEDSKGIRTSSGVFISAAQDKNGILDIIEEKIAKVTMLPRVHGEAFNILRYEIGQLYNSHYDVFDPAEYGPQKSQRVQAKSLAFMQIASFLLYLSNVEEGGETMFPFENGFNMDESYDFKDCIGLKVKPRKGDGLLFYSMTPNLTIDATSLHGSCPVIKGVKWVATKWIRDQEQDD
- the LOC108981046 gene encoding probable prolyl 4-hydroxylase 9 isoform X2, which gives rise to MKGKSGKGYWNWCFAKTKKLGLPAVFLLCSFFFLSGFFASTLLSLQDTSTATTRSTLQESVNEGIEYNSLTPGETGDNSVTSIPFQILSWKPRALYFPSFATPEQCQGVIDMAEPILGPSTVALRPGETEEDSKGIRTSSGVFISAAQDKNGILDIIEEKIAKVTMLPRVHGEAFNILRYEIGQLYNSHYDVFDPAEYGPQKSQRIASFLLYLSNVEEGGETMFPFENGFNMDESYDFKDCIGLKVKPRKGDGLLFYSMTPNLTIDATSLHGSCPVIKGVKWVATKWIRDQEQDD